The Stigmatella ashevillena genomic sequence CTGGCATGGACGGCCAACCGTTGCTCCAGACAATGGCATCCACGAGCATCACGCGCGCGGTGTGGGCGCTGTTCCATGCGTGGTACACCATCACCGAGGTCCCCGAGGGGGAGGTGATGACCGAGCCGTGCCCAGGGCCTTCCCAGCCCGGCACGGTCTTGAGGATGGGAGCGCTGGCCTTGGTGTACGGGCCCAGGGGGCTCGTCGCGCGGGCCACGCCGATAGCGTAGGTGCCGTTGTAATAGGCATTGCCACTGTAGAAGAGGTAGTAGTAGCCATCCTTCGCCACGACCCACGGCGCCTCGACCACCCCACCCTCCCAGGAACGATCATTGGTGATGAGCGTCTGCCGCGCGCCGACCAGTGACAGGCCATCCGCCGAGAGCGCCTGACCGTAAATGGGCGTCTTCTGCCCCACCGCGTTGCCGTCCGCCTTCCACACCAGGTACTTCGTGCCCGCGGTGTCGGTGAAGAACGTGGCGTCGATCATCCCCATCGTCGCGTCCTGAATCAGGGGGCGGCCCAAATCGGTGAAGGGCCCGAGCGGACTGGCGGCGGTGGCGGCGCCAATCGACAGGACCCCATTGGTGGCGCGCGCCGTGTAGTAGGCGATGTAGCGCGAGCCCACGCGGTGGATCTCCGGAGCCCAGAAGTCCGAGGAGGTCCAGGCGGGCTTCTTGCCCGATGGGAAGATGAAGCCCGCCTGCGTCCAGGTCACCAGGTCCGAAGACGTCCGGATGGGGAACCCATTGGCGGCGCCGCCCGACGTGCACACCGCGATGTACTTGCCCCCATCGAAGATGACGCCTGGGTCGGCGCAGTCCGTGGGGAACACCGGGTTCCGGTAGAGGCCTCCACACCCCGTGTACCTGAACGTCATGGCGCAGCCATTGGCACCGGTGAAGAACGGCTTCCAGCCATTGGAGAGCGTCGCGTAGGAGTTGGATCCCTCATTGACACACGAGCGGTCCCAGAACACGCGCCCGCCCACGTCGTCATAAGTCCCCGGGTTGGCGTGGATCCACTTCGGACCATAGGTGACGCGCGTGGAGCACGCAGGGGTGCCCGCGCAGTCCGAGTCGAACGACATCACGCACGCGTTGTTGCCGGTGAAGTACGGCTTCCACCCGTTGGAGAGCACCGCGTAGGAATTGGATCCCTCGTTGACGCAGGTACCATCCCAGGTCACCTGGCCGTCCGCGGTGTCGAATTGATCCGGGTGCCCAGGATGGATCCACGCATCGCCGTACACGATGCGGGTGGTACATGCGAGCGGCGCCTGGGCGGTGGCCAGTGCCGCCTGCGCCTCGCCCCCTGCCTCATCGCCACATCCCACGCCAGAGACTGCGGCGGCACTCAAGACGGTCAGGGCCGCAGCCCACCGATAGGTCTTCATGAAGAGACAACCTCCTGGAGTCATGCTCCAAGAGCACTTTGCCTTAGAACAGAAAATCATGGAAATCCAAAAATACCAGCCATTCGACTGAGGGGCGCTGAGCGCACAGCCGCTGTCGCCATGGCGCACCCTCCGGCTGACGCCTCCCTCCGGGTCGGCGAGCCCTGGCACAGGTGTGCCCCGAGCTGGCTGCAAGGCGCTGCAATGACGGTATACCGGCTCGCCGCACGCCGCAGGGGCACCCGGCTCCAGCCCTGCTTCTCCCCTGGGCCCAGCGCCTCCCGCCGCTACAGCGCTTCTGAACTTCCTATGCGTCGCGCTAGCTCGGATCCGAGCTAGTCTTTATGCGGACGATCCGCAGTGTACCCTCACTTCAAGTACATGTGGGCCCGGCCGGGTCCTCTGGAGGGAGGCAGTTGAAGCCATGAGCCGCGTGGTCATTGGTCGTACGAGTGATGCTCACATGACGCCCGAGCTGATCGACGGGATGTTCCGTTTGAGGCACCGAGTCTTTCGTGAGCTGTTGGGCTGGGATGTGGAGAGCCACGATGGAAGGGAGCGCGATCGCTTCGACGCACTGGATCCAGTCTACATCGTGGCCCATGACGAGGATCGTCAAGAGGTGGTGGGGTGTTGGCGCCTCATCCCGACGACCGGTCCATACATGCTGAGGGATGTCTTTCCACAGCTCCTGCGGGGTGGGTCGGCCCCACGCGATCCGCATATCTGGGAGGTAAGCCGCTTCGCGACGGCACTCGGGGCGCGGGGTGGAAGCCAAGCAGACTTTGGACCCGTAGCGCTGCAGATGATCTGGAAGGCGGTGGATTTCTGCCTCCAGAATGACGTCCAGAGCTTTATTACCGCTACCAGCGTGGACTTGGAGCGCCGGTGGCATGCGGTGGGAGTCCCCACGAAGCGCCTGGGAGATGGACAGGTGGAGCTACTCGGGAACGTTCCCTCGGTGGCCTGTTGGGTGGATGTCGGAGAGGAGATGCTCCGCTTCCTCGAGATCAAGTCCGGTGTGCGGCCGGAGCGCATCAAGGGTCACTCCCCGGGCGGCGGCTCCAGCGGGAGCGGGTAGGTTGCGAGGACATCTTTTCATGCTCCGCACGGCCTCGCCTCCGGCTTGGCGCACAGCCCGGGGGACTTGGCGTACCCGTCGTTCTTATGGCCTGTCGACGCGTGGTGTAGTCTCCATCCCATGGCATCGATGATACACCTTGACCACGTCGCTCTGCCGGCGCGCGAGCCTGAACGCGCCGCGCGCTTCCTGGCGCGGGTGCTGGGGACCCAGGTTGCTGCCGACGACTCCGAGAGCGCGTTCTTCAACGTCTCGCTTGGCGCCGATACTACGCTTGTTTACGTCCCCGTGGGCGAGGTTGCGAGTCACCACCTCGCGCTGCGCGTCGATGGCGCAACGTTCGACGCTGCGGTCGCAATGTTGCACGCGACCAGCACCGTGTTCGGCAACGACCCCGAGACACCCGACAACGGACAGATTACCGACCCGCGTGGGGGGCGAGGACGCATCTACTTCAGCGACCCTGAGGGGCACTTTTTTGAGTTGATTGTGTGAGCATCAAAGGGAGTTGCCCTCGCGGGCTCCGAGGCAGACCCCAGAGCAGGGGTCACCGCAGGCCCCCATCCTTCCTAGACTTTTCGTCGACTACTGCACGGCGTACTCCAAGGGTTGGGGAGACTTCACGGTGGTGCGGGCAGGGTGAAGGCGAAAGACGACCTTTCGTCGGCCTGCGTCAGGCTTGACGCTCAGCGCATGTAGCGCTCCGCACTAAGCCGGTTGCCAGGCATGAAGAGCACTTGGCCCGTGTAGAGCAGGACCGCAGGCCTCAAATAAGAGGAAGGGGAGGAGGAGGGCTCCAACCACCAAGCATTCTGGGAAGGCGAGTACAGCGCCGCCTGTCCACTGTTGTTCGTGACCAGCACTTCGTTGGTGGTGAGCAGCGTCGCGCTGGAAGGCTGCGTGAAGGGAAGTGCGGGTCCCGCGTACCAGCGCTGATTGTACGGGTCATAGATGTCCACGGCGGTCGCTGTCTCGGAGGGGCCTTCTTGATTATTGCTCAAGACCATCACGTGGCCCGAACCGAGCCGGATCGCCTGATGGCGGCCCCGGGGATGTGACAGCGTGCCCGCCGCCGTCCAGGTTCCCGTGGCGGGATCGTACAGCTCGGCCGATGCGATGGGCTGAAAGTCCGACGTGTAACCCCCGGTGACCAGGACCTTGCCCGAATAGAGCACCGTCGCGCTATGGAAGCTCCGGGCCGTCAGCATCTGTCCTGGCAGAAGGGTCCACGTCTCCGTGACGGGATCGAATTCCTCCACGCTCGACAGGGCGGTGGCCCGCGGGATGCTCGGGTAGTGATAGCCCCCCGTCACGAGGGCTCGACCCGAGGGAAGCAACGTCATGGCCGGATCCATGCGGTAAACCTGGAACCCTTGCGTCAGGTAGGTCCACTGATCCGTCGTCGGCGAATAGGTACTCAGTCTCACCTCGCCACCCATCCGGCCTGGGGCCCTTGAGATGGCCAGCACCTTGCCGGAGGGGAACTCGGTCAGCATGGGGTTGCTGCACATCCCGGGAGAACACATGGGGCTCGTGATTCGCCATGTGTCTGTGTAGGGATTGTAGCGCTGCACGAATCCCGCACTGATGGTCATGGCCTCCCCCGTGCCGCGGAGGCGCATGATCGCCTCGGCGGCATAGGACATGGGCGCTTGGGACGTGGGGGACCACGTCCCGGCCTGAACGTTGAGGGAAAGCAATCCTGCCAGTGCCAGAGCTGACTTGAAGCGCTTCATGATAGGAATCCCCATGACCCTGCAATGACTTGCAGGAGCGTGCTCGCGCTCAGAGGTCAAAAGCAATCCCTCTTCAGTCCCAGTGACAGGCTGCGGACCTTACTTGCCGTGCCGAGGCGGCTCTTGACTCGCTCGTCCGGGGTCTACACCCCCCATCCCCTTGAAGGGGGTGCCTCTGAGAGGGCCTCAGTCGAGCTGCTTCAGCAGCCGCTCGGCCTGCTCCTTCAGTTCCGGCGCCAGCGAGGCCCCGCGCGACAACAGGGCCTGTGTCAGCGCCTTCGCCCGGGCCTTGTCGCCCAATTGGACAGACACCAGCGCCAGGTTGAGCTGGGGCTCGGGCTGCTCCGGCGCCCGGCGCAAGGCCTCCTCCAGCGCCTCCTTCGCCTGCTTCTGCACGTCGGGCCCTTCCATCCGCGTCAGCAGCAGCAAGCCCAGGTTGTTGGCCGGGCCCCAGTCCTGCGGGTCCAGCTTCATGGCCGAGCGCCACGCCGCCACCGCCGCCTTCAGGTCGGGGGGCTCCTGGGTCTCGTAGATCATCGCCTCCACCGAGCGGCTCAGCGACGTGGCCTGTCCGCGCTCGGAGAGCTTGCGGCACAGCGCGAGCGCCTCGGGGAAATTGCGCTGCGCCATCCGGAAGCGCGCCAGGTTGCTCAGCGCCGACGGGTGGTCGGGCTGGACGCGCGCCAGCGTCTCCGCCGCTTCCACCGCGCCCGGGAAGTCCCCCTTGCCCGCCAGCACGTTGCTCAGCGCCTTCAAGAGGTGGGGCTCGTCCGGGGCCACCTTCAACCCCTGGCGCAGGATGTCCTCGGCCGCCTCCAGCTCTCCGCCCGCCTGCAACGCGATGGCGAAGACGAGGTAGGACGGCACGTGCCCGGGGTTGAGCCGCAGCGACTGCTCCAGGTGCTGGAACGCTTCCTTCAGCCGCGCCAGGGCAAACAGGACCCGCGCCAGTTGGAAGTGGTAGACCGCTCCCTCTGGCTCGAGCTGGACGGCGCGCTCCAAGGCCGCGCACGCCGCAGTGTTGTCCCCTGCCTCGGCCAGCAAGAAGCCCAGTCCGTAGAAGGCCTCCGCGCGCGGCGGCTGAGACTGCGTCAGCTTGCTGTAGAGCGCCTGGGCCGGCCCCGCCTCTCCCCGCTGCATGAGCAGCGAGGCGCGCACCAGCCCCACGTCCACCTCGTCCTCGGCGGTTCCTCCCGCGGCCTTCTGCAGGTAGGACTCCGCTTTGGTCGCCTCTCCGTCCAGCACCGCCAGCTTCGCCAGCGCAATCAGCGCCCGCCGGTCGGCGGGATTGCGCCGGAAGGCCCCTTCGGCCTCCTCCCGCGCCTGCTGCACATCACCCGACTTGAGAAGTGCCTCGAAACGCGGAGTGCTCATCCGAACCCGCTGGGGAAGCTCTTCGCGGTCTAGAAGAGCTTCTTGAAGAAGTTACCGATCGACTTGCCAACGTCCTTGATGACTTCGATCGGCTTGCTGACGACGTTCTTGACCGCGTCGGCAATCTTGCCGAAGTTGATGTCGACGTCGAAGCCAATCTTGAAGCCGATGCCCAGCGCCGCGCCCAGCTCGAAGCGGGCCTTGAAGCGGCCCTTCTCCAGGCTGGCCTCGGCACGGCCAGACACACCCACACCGGCCCAGGCCTCCGCCTTCACGCCCGCGCCGCCGAACTCGCCCAGCGACACCGCCGCCCGGCCACCGACCTTGGCGCCCGCGAAGGCCTCGCCGCCCACCTGCGCCTTGTACACGCCGTTGAGCGGATCAATCGTCAGCTCGCCGTTGGCCTTGGCCTGAACGCCCACATAGCCCTTGCCCTCGGCCTCCGCCTTCAGGATGCCCAGGTCCGCCTGCGCCCGGCCCTCGGCCTCCACCAGCGTGGCTTCCGCCTTCACCTCGCCGCGTGCGCGCAGGGCCCCGCCCTCGATGCCCACCGAGCCGCTGCCGCTCACGTCCGCCTCGAGCACCGCCACCCGGCCCGAAGCCGAAGCCCGGCCGCTCGGATCCGAGATGCTTCCCTCGGCGCTGAACACCGAAGCGCTCGCCTCGAAGTTGCCCTCCTTGGTGATGGCGGGCAGGTTCTTCAGCGCCTTGCCCAGCAGGCCCGCGGCGCCCGTGTCCCCCAGCTTCGGGGTGAACATGTCCCGCTCGGTGCTGCCCGTCTTGCTGAACGTCCGCGTGCTCTCCCCGCTGCGCTCGAAGTGGCTGTCCACGTCGTTCGGCAGGCGCGCCAGCGCCCGGTCCACGACATTGGGGGTGGCGGGCTTCGCAGGAGTGGCCGGCGCTGCGGCAGGCTTGTCCTGTGTGGCAGAGCGGTTCGCCAGACCAGGGCCAGAGGAGTTCGTGGAACGAACGGACATGACAACAACCTCATTCGAAAGAGAGTCTTGATCCGGTTATCGCCGCCAAGCGAAGCCAGGTTGCGTGAGCTTACAAGATTCCGCGATCAGCCCGTATTCGCTCCGGGCCCTCTCACTTCCTGAGAGTCACAAGCGCGCGGCGAACCACCGGACGATGAGCTGGGCGGCCACGGCCATGAACACGAGGGCCCCTCCCACGCCAACCCGGATGAAATCCAAGGGGTGCGCGCCTGGATCCAGCACGGACTCGGTGGGGTCTCCTGGGTTGTAGAAGACCCGGATCTCCTGACCGGGGGGATAGCGCGCCAGGATGGCCTGGGAGCGCGCCTCGCTGCTCGTCGCGGTGGGGCTGACGCGGACACGGGTCGAGCCGATGAGCACCCGGCCCACGGTGTACTCGTAGTGAACCAGGGCCTCATACAAGAGGCGGGTTCCCCCCCCCTCCTCGGGGGGGGCCCTCCGAAGGTGCTGAAGCTCCTCCGTGGAGATGACCTTGCCCGGAGCAGTGGGCCAGCGCCGCGTGCGGGACGCGCGCCAGACCTCCTTCAACCCCACCACCAGCAGCACCGTCCCCACGGCCGCGAGCAACGCACAGAGCAGGTGAATGAAGCCCCAGAGCAGACGCACGCGCGGAGGCTAGCAGAACAGAGGGGCGCTCACCCCGGCAAGCGCCAGTCGATGGGCTCCCGGCCCCGCGCGGTGAGCGCCTCGTTGATGCGGCTGAAGGGACGGCTGCCGAAGAAGCCCTGCGAGGCCGATAGCGGCGAGGGGTGCGCCGACTCGAGGATGGCATGCCGCTGCGTGTCGATGAGCTTCTTCTTCTTGCGCGCGTAGCCTCCCCACAGGACGAACACCCCTGGCTCCGGCCTCGCGCTCACCGCCTGGATGACCGCGTCCGTGAACTCCTCCCAGCCGTGTGCCGCATGGCTGTTGGGAGTGCCCGCCCGCACCGTCAACACCGCGTTCAGGAGCAGCACCCCCTGCTCCGCCCAGGACACCAGCGAGCCCCCCATGGCCGGGGGCAACCCCAGGTCGCTCTGAAGCTCCTTGAAGATGTTTACCAAGGAGGGCGGCAACCTCACCCCCGGACGGACCGAGAAGGCCAGGCCGTGCGCCTGCCCCGGCCCATGGTAGGGGTCCTGCCCCAGAATCAGCACCTTCACCCGCTCGGGCGGCGTCAACTGGAACGCCGAGAACAACTCCTCCTCCGGCGGGTAGATGGTGGCCTCCCCCCGCTCTTGCTCCACGAAGCGCTCCAGCGCCTCGGCCGAGGGCGCCTCCAGCGCCCCCTTGAGTTCCTGCTTCCACCCCTCCGGCAACCGTTCCCACATGAATCCTCCCTCCTGCGTCCTATACCATCATACCCACGTACTGGGTTGGATTGGAAAATGGTCGCCTGCCCTCCCACCTGGGAGCCTCCTACCAGATGTTGGGTTCATGGCACGGCTCGCGCTAGCCTGCGTCTTGCCATGTCCATGTACAATGAGTCCCTCCGCGCCTTTCTCAAGCCGGTCCTCCCGTACCTGGATGATCCCTCTGTCTCGGAGATCATGATCAACGGCCCGGCCGACGTCTGGATCGAGCGCAAGGGCAAGCTCTCCAAGACCGACGCCGCCTTCTCGGAAGAGGGGCTCATCGGCGCCGCGCGCAACATGGCCCAGTACGTCGGTCGGCTCTTGAACGACGAGCGCCCCCGGCTCGATGCGCGCCTGCCCGACGGCAGCCGCATCCACGTCGTCATCCCGCCCATCGCCCGGCGCGGCACCACCATCTCCATCCGCAAGTTCTTCCGGGAAAAGCTGAACATCGACGCCCTCATCAAGTACCAGTCGCTGACGACGCAGATGGCGCGGCTCATCGACGCGGGCATCCACACCAAGCTCAACATGCTGGTGTCCGGCGGCACCGGCTCGGGCAAGACCACCCTGCTCAACATCGTCTCCGGCCTCATCCCGGACGATGAGCGCATCCTCACCATCGAGGACTCGGCGGAGCTTCAGCTCAACCAGTCCCACCTGGTCTCCTTCGAGAGCCGCCCCCCGGACAAGTTCGGCAAGGGCGGCGTGGACATGGGAGACCTCTTGCACTCGGCGCTGCGTCTGCGCCCCGACCGCATCGTGGTGGGCGAGGTGCGCGGCGGCGAGGCTTTCTACCTGATGCAGGCGATGAACACCGGCCACGGCGGCTCGCTGGCCACCTGCCACGCCAACACCCCCACTGACACGCTGCGGCGCATCGAGTCGCTGTGCCTCATGTCCGCCGTGGAATTGCCCATGGTGGCCGTGCGCGCCCAGGTGGCCAGCGCCATCAACTTCATCATCTGCTGCGAGCGCCTCCACGACGGCAGCCGCAAGACGATTGCCCTCTCCGAGGTGCTCCCCCTCAACGAGAAGGGCGACTACCGCACCCAGGACATCTTCGTCTTCACCCCCGTCACCAAGGACGAGGACGGCCACGTGCTGGGCTACCACGCCCCCACCGGCATCATCCCCACCTTCGTCTCCAAGGCCCGGGCCTACGGCTTCAATGACCTGGACGAGTCCTTCTTCGACCCGGCCACCTATGGCGTGCCGCCGCCGCCCAGCTTCCAGGTCGGCTCCTCCTATGAGGTGCGCTGGGCCCCCTCGCTCAAGCACCGGGAGCGGGGCTACCCCGACCCCGACGAGTACAAGCGGCAATGGGCCGACTTCGAGCGCAAGCTCCAGGAGGATGCCCGTACCGGACACGAGGGGAAGGCCTCTTCTGCCGTGCAGGTGCAGGTGCCCGCGTCCCGGCCCGCGGTCGCCGCGCGGCCTCCGCCCCCTTCCGCGCAGACCCGTGCCCCCTCGCGCCCTCCGCCGCCGCCCGTCTCGGACGACGACAAGACGCCCCCACCTACCCGCAACCCCTTCGTCCAGGAGGCCGCGGACGACGATTTGAGCGCCCCTTCCGACATTCCCACCCACGCCGGCCTGCCCCCCCAGGATGAG encodes the following:
- a CDS encoding glycoside hydrolase family 43 protein, which encodes MKTYRWAAALTVLSAAAVSGVGCGDEAGGEAQAALATAQAPLACTTRIVYGDAWIHPGHPDQFDTADGQVTWDGTCVNEGSNSYAVLSNGWKPYFTGNNACVMSFDSDCAGTPACSTRVTYGPKWIHANPGTYDDVGGRVFWDRSCVNEGSNSYATLSNGWKPFFTGANGCAMTFRYTGCGGLYRNPVFPTDCADPGVIFDGGKYIAVCTSGGAANGFPIRTSSDLVTWTQAGFIFPSGKKPAWTSSDFWAPEIHRVGSRYIAYYTARATNGVLSIGAATAASPLGPFTDLGRPLIQDATMGMIDATFFTDTAGTKYLVWKADGNAVGQKTPIYGQALSADGLSLVGARQTLITNDRSWEGGVVEAPWVVAKDGYYYLFYSGNAYYNGTYAIGVARATSPLGPYTKASAPILKTVPGWEGPGHGSVITSPSGTSVMVYHAWNSAHTARVMLVDAIVWSNGWPSMPAAPSVSSRPMP
- a CDS encoding acyl-homoserine-lactone synthase, translated to MSRVVIGRTSDAHMTPELIDGMFRLRHRVFRELLGWDVESHDGRERDRFDALDPVYIVAHDEDRQEVVGCWRLIPTTGPYMLRDVFPQLLRGGSAPRDPHIWEVSRFATALGARGGSQADFGPVALQMIWKAVDFCLQNDVQSFITATSVDLERRWHAVGVPTKRLGDGQVELLGNVPSVACWVDVGEEMLRFLEIKSGVRPERIKGHSPGGGSSGSG
- a CDS encoding VOC family protein yields the protein MASMIHLDHVALPAREPERAARFLARVLGTQVAADDSESAFFNVSLGADTTLVYVPVGEVASHHLALRVDGATFDAAVAMLHATSTVFGNDPETPDNGQITDPRGGRGRIYFSDPEGHFFELIV
- a CDS encoding Kelch repeat-containing protein; the encoded protein is MKRFKSALALAGLLSLNVQAGTWSPTSQAPMSYAAEAIMRLRGTGEAMTISAGFVQRYNPYTDTWRITSPMCSPGMCSNPMLTEFPSGKVLAISRAPGRMGGEVRLSTYSPTTDQWTYLTQGFQVYRMDPAMTLLPSGRALVTGGYHYPSIPRATALSSVEEFDPVTETWTLLPGQMLTARSFHSATVLYSGKVLVTGGYTSDFQPIASAELYDPATGTWTAAGTLSHPRGRHQAIRLGSGHVMVLSNNQEGPSETATAVDIYDPYNQRWYAGPALPFTQPSSATLLTTNEVLVTNNSGQAALYSPSQNAWWLEPSSSPSSYLRPAVLLYTGQVLFMPGNRLSAERYMR
- a CDS encoding tetratricopeptide repeat protein translates to MSTPRFEALLKSGDVQQAREEAEGAFRRNPADRRALIALAKLAVLDGEATKAESYLQKAAGGTAEDEVDVGLVRASLLMQRGEAGPAQALYSKLTQSQPPRAEAFYGLGFLLAEAGDNTAACAALERAVQLEPEGAVYHFQLARVLFALARLKEAFQHLEQSLRLNPGHVPSYLVFAIALQAGGELEAAEDILRQGLKVAPDEPHLLKALSNVLAGKGDFPGAVEAAETLARVQPDHPSALSNLARFRMAQRNFPEALALCRKLSERGQATSLSRSVEAMIYETQEPPDLKAAVAAWRSAMKLDPQDWGPANNLGLLLLTRMEGPDVQKQAKEALEEALRRAPEQPEPQLNLALVSVQLGDKARAKALTQALLSRGASLAPELKEQAERLLKQLD
- a CDS encoding DUF3592 domain-containing protein, encoding MRLLWGFIHLLCALLAAVGTVLLVVGLKEVWRASRTRRWPTAPGKVISTEELQHLRRAPPEEGGGTRLLYEALVHYEYTVGRVLIGSTRVRVSPTATSSEARSQAILARYPPGQEIRVFYNPGDPTESVLDPGAHPLDFIRVGVGGALVFMAVAAQLIVRWFAARL
- a CDS encoding uracil-DNA glycosylase, which produces MWERLPEGWKQELKGALEAPSAEALERFVEQERGEATIYPPEEELFSAFQLTPPERVKVLILGQDPYHGPGQAHGLAFSVRPGVRLPPSLVNIFKELQSDLGLPPAMGGSLVSWAEQGVLLLNAVLTVRAGTPNSHAAHGWEEFTDAVIQAVSARPEPGVFVLWGGYARKKKKLIDTQRHAILESAHPSPLSASQGFFGSRPFSRINEALTARGREPIDWRLPG
- a CDS encoding CpaF family protein; amino-acid sequence: MSMYNESLRAFLKPVLPYLDDPSVSEIMINGPADVWIERKGKLSKTDAAFSEEGLIGAARNMAQYVGRLLNDERPRLDARLPDGSRIHVVIPPIARRGTTISIRKFFREKLNIDALIKYQSLTTQMARLIDAGIHTKLNMLVSGGTGSGKTTLLNIVSGLIPDDERILTIEDSAELQLNQSHLVSFESRPPDKFGKGGVDMGDLLHSALRLRPDRIVVGEVRGGEAFYLMQAMNTGHGGSLATCHANTPTDTLRRIESLCLMSAVELPMVAVRAQVASAINFIICCERLHDGSRKTIALSEVLPLNEKGDYRTQDIFVFTPVTKDEDGHVLGYHAPTGIIPTFVSKARAYGFNDLDESFFDPATYGVPPPPSFQVGSSYEVRWAPSLKHRERGYPDPDEYKRQWADFERKLQEDARTGHEGKASSAVQVQVPASRPAVAARPPPPSAQTRAPSRPPPPPVSDDDKTPPPTRNPFVQEAADDDLSAPSDIPTHAGLPPQDEPKVEVSEDLLAEATLPPPRRPAPGATSPKPGASAIPVLRSAASSPPRRPVPGRSIAEDDGEDDKTEGRNTGEKTQIRSTPERPRR